The following proteins are co-located in the Carettochelys insculpta isolate YL-2023 chromosome 33, ASM3395843v1, whole genome shotgun sequence genome:
- the LOC142005143 gene encoding C-signal-like — translation MAGLNLRSVLVTGANQGIGLELIKQLLGNSNPPEWVFATCQDPAGEQMQELRKLEAKHPNLVIIALDVTDPASIKAAAARVETHLKGSGLNLLINNAGIVKLNTLESETPEDMALVYATNVTGPLLVSQAFLPLLKQAAQGSPQTGLSYSKAAIVNMSSEAGSIRNLYLWHLGQVISYRCSKAALNMLTKCQALGYGGDGILSVAVHPGWVQTDMGNSDSIQAPVTVEASVRGMLHVLSTLCEKDNGGFVNWEGKVLPW, via the exons ATGGCTGGTTTAAATCTCCGCAGTGTTCTGGTGACAGGGGCCAATCAAGGAATCGGCCTGGAACTGATCAAGCAGCTTCTGGGGAACTCCAACCCaccagagtgggtctttgccacctgcCAGGACCCAGCAGGGGAGCAAATGCAG GAATTGCGGAAGCTGGAGGCCAAACATCCGAACCTGGTGATCATTGCGCTGG ATGTCACAGACCCAGCCAGCATCAAGGCGGCGGCAGCCAGAGTTGAGACACACCTGAAAGGCTCCGGGCTTAATCTGCTGATAAACAATGCTGGGATAGTGAAGTTGAACACACTGGAGTCAGAGACACCagaggacatggccctggtgtacgCGACCAACGTGACGGGGCCCTTGCTGGTGAGCCAG gccttcctgcccttgctgaagcaggctgcccagggaagcccccagacagggctgagctACAGCAAGGCGGCCATCGTCAACATGTCCAGCGAGGCTGGCTCCATCCGGAATCTCTACCTCTGGCATCTGGGACAAgtcatctcctatcgctgcagcaag gctgctctgaacatgctcaccaagtgccaggccttggggtatggtggagacgggatcctgagtgtcgctgtccatcctggctgggtgcagacagacatggggaaTTCTGACTCCATCCAG GCCCCAGTGACGGTGGAGGCAAGTGtcagagggatgctgcacgtgctctccacgctctgcgagaaggacaatggaggctttgtgaactgggaagggaaagttcttccttggtga